The nucleotide window aatctgcttttatttattgtgattttgCATTAACCCCAGTGCTCGTAATTTTGTTTAGCAATGCATCGGCAATGATTGAATGCGGATAAAGTGATCTGAAAAATTTGTGGCACATGTCCATGTAATCATGtacaaaacaatgaaaacatttgATTTCATTGCCTGTTTTATTTGCTGCCTGGTATTAAGTTCAAGCGTGCAGTCGATTGACCCCGTGAACTTGGAGAGTCGCCCGGAGTGCCCAGCTACCTTTCTACGAACTCTGGTCCTCCTGTCCATTTCCCATCCTATGAGTCGTTTATTTTTTCATCAGAGTTTTTTATGATTATCCCTTGTGCTGGAAATGCAGACATCTCTTTGTGAAGGAGTTTACCAGGGATGAATGAACATCTGACTGATTGACTGCAGATTGTCTTCTGGCAGGCACGTGCACTTTCAGATTGGTCCACGTTAACAAGTCCCCCTAAGTCACCGCCACTTGTCATTCAGGTGATCAAACCGGGATACTGATAATGTCATGTCTCCTCACAGCCATAAATTAAAATCCTGCACAAATTCATCTGGTAACACAACAGTCTCCATATCAGTAACACCATGTGTTTTAAAGGAGTGAATTCCTCAGGTTTAAAGATCCTTTCacttaaaataaatgtgatgtgtgtgcttctttaaatgcatttattacactGACACATATTAATATCAAATTCAGTTAATAAATCAAATACTTATGGCACTGCTTTTGAGCTGAACCTAAGCACTACATGAAAGCTTGTtacatcctcaggatttaactaaataaatagatgaaacaaGAAATGATATTTGATGATGTTCGTGATGTGACCTactgaaggttgcaggtttaaatcatccggAATGAGAAAGGAAAGATATGTGAGAGCGGTCAAtcatctggctcctcccattttaaactcccATTTTTAAACTTTAAGGCTCCGTCCACACGAGCAATTTTGTCTCCAAAAACGGTAAAATTCCTCTCAAAAAACAGCAAATTACAGCAGTCAAACTATGcacgacaacatttcagataaccgTCCAGTGTAGACGCAAGTTCTTGTGTGTACGGGGGGCTAAAACATCATGTTTGTGTTCTgagtgtcagaaataattacacaccataAGAGGCAGTTTTCTTCAAAAGCAGGCAACTATCATACAGATCTTTGTTACTTCATTTATTTACGTTAATCGTGAGGATGCCTTTGGCCTTACATCTGTGCTTAGTGACCGGTTCAGAAATAGTGTCCCATAATGTTGAATACATTTgttgaaatgaagaaaaatggcaGCGCATTTGTAGACAAATCCACTTCTACAACTTTTAGGGCTTCTTGTAAGAGCGGCCCCTCATCAGCCCTGCTTGTCTCAAGACAGACTGTGTTGATGATGGAGTGCCATGGCATTGTGGGTAGCACAGCCGCTGACAGCAATAGCGCGTGTGACCTTCTCGGAGAGCTGTGGTGGGATCAGAGGCAGCTGGTCAGTCGGAGAGCACATCTGCTGGTATCCACAGCAGCAGACGGACGCTGTGTAATGCTGTAATAGTACAGGGCACTCTGGGGTCTCCAATATTATCCCCTCAGGCGAGCCTAGGACCCAATCTGCCCACGTCTTGCAAATCCCTCACGCAAGCTGCCGTTCGGCATGCTGTTATAAacctcaatttaaaaaaaataataataatttttcataTCTGCATCGGCTATTTCCAGAGACATGGGAGTGCCGTGGACCTCTACAGAGATACATCAAGGCATGACTAGACATGGGAGGAAAAATAGAACAATTGCACATTATCTGATTACACACTCTCTCCCCCAGCATGGAAACTCTATCTAAGATTATGTGGGGCCTGGCAGGCCAAGCCAAGGATTTCACTAAAGGCCTTTTAAACAAAATGGTGCTGCACAATGTATCACATAAAGATAAGACAGTTCTTTTGCCATAGCCACATTGCAAAAGCTGCAATTGTTCAAGAGTCATTTGATGTCACCTTCTAGTAATGAATGAAAAAGACACGATTGCAATAAAAGGAAAAGAGGTCACAAAAACTGACCATGAATTCCtttacagattacagattaGCTCTAATTTTACAATGTACTGTCTCTGATACAACATGAatgtcaaaatatatatataaacgactaaagaaaaataaagattaaGCAAATGCCATAGATATTAATGGTGCAGTGCAAGAAAGAGTGATAATTTAAAAGTGCATGCatcaatcaaaatgaaataagttaccaacaacaaaaaaagtttgtgcTGTAGGTCTTATATCAATAGTTTGCATGCTGGAAAAATATCTCATATATGGTAGCTTAAACTGAATGTAAgattcaaatgtaaatataaattaaatggTTGCATGAAATCTGATCTCTCCTTGTTAGCCACCCAGGTCGTGCATCCATATCGAAACTGACCTGTGTCTGCACAACTAAAGTCTTACACCCTGGTTGACCCTTCCTAACACCAAATCAACTTGAGTGAAACCATGGCGGGGACCTCAGTTTGAAGGGGTCCAAAAGCACACTGTCTGCCTCAAAGCCTTTTACAACCTTTAGCTCCAGTACAACAAGGCAGGGTTAACAAGTAGAATCAAGACAGGGTTTAGGGCACTGTTTTCTGACTGGCACTTAAAAAAGACTTATATGAATAACTAGGAAGTGGATCTTTCTTGTTGTATCTACTTTtctaaatcctgaggacgccttgAACTAGCAAACAAGTTCCATGCTTTGTGCTAGTTTGAAAATAGGGTCTTTAGTCTTCCCTGCTCTTGGTCTTTATAGTTTCCTCAATGGATTCTTCTGGATTGTTCAACCTCTTTGTTTATGTCCATACTGAGAATACTGAGCTAGTCATACCCGCTGTGGCAATGCAAGGGGATTTGTGCTCAGTTCACTAGCCATGGATAAGGGTCGGAAGGTACGTCATTATCTGAATGTGCCTTTTGAATGACTGTCAAGctgatatttaaaaaacacaccTTCCTGTGACCAGAATGAAATTATATTTGCTAGTAGTGCAGGATGTTCTCATTTCCACCTGAATGATGTGATTTTTGGATGATACTTTATTCACTGCAATGAACACAGCACCGCCACATTTGACAAAACAGCCATGGCCTCATTTTGAAACGAAATAACCTTCTCAGTTGCTGCCACTGTCACCATCTGATCGTAATCCCCACTGACACCACCACTGATGTGATGCCGGTTCATTCGCATTCTGTCCCTATCATATCATGGCAGATGCACCAGAACACAACCTCTCAGAATGCAATTCATGAGCTCTGGCCAGCAGTCACCATGTCTACTGATAACCCTCCTGTCTCTGGTTTGTGCCTGGTCTGCTCTTCAGGCCCACCTGAAAAAAAAGGTGTCACCCTGCATCACTCATAGCTCAGCAAGCTGGTATGACGGGGGCACGGGGGTCTCAGGAACTGTGATTCACACTCTCACACCTCCGATGTGACGCCTGTCCTACCCTCCCGCTCCTGTCAGAAGGTCCACAAGAGCAAAAATGACAGGGGCTTCTTCAACGCCACCTACCCGGGCCCGAAATCAATCGGCTCGTTACCCTGACCTCATCTGGAGCAgattaaacaaatataaaaaaaaactgcacaggAGATGGAAATGGAGATCGTCTCCATTGTGGCGCAATGCAAGCGCAGCGCAGATCCCCCAGGCTGAATGCATTAAGCAAAACCACAGCGCCATTGTTTTATTGATCCTTCACACAGGCTGCTGCTCTTAAGGGAATTGATGCGAATAATTTCAAAAGAGAAGTAAACCTTGATGATGGCAATTGGGAGATATTATTATCGATTTTTCCagactccttttttttcccgtcGGTGCTAAATAAAGGGCCATTTCATTCCATGGCCATGTTTCCAATCCTGACCTGGCTTCATTTGCCTCCCCTCATTACaggaaggggggagggggggggcgagTCTACGGCGGCATTTCCACTGATGGCCCTCATTCCACATGCCCAGGAACCCGACTGATTGAATAAAAagccctgctttttttttttgtcggccGCGCTGCTTTCTGAGATTTAATTAAATCCATAAAATTAATAAGTGTAATAGGGGCCTGCCGAAATCCTATTGCACGGGTCAAATTCCCCTTTAATTCCTTCCTGATCTTCCTAATACAAGATTACACAGCAACTAACAAAGCCTGCATCCTGGTCTGTTTTGAATTAGTGTCTCAAACGTGGCTCAAAGCCGGCCATCCTTTGAAGAGGCAATGTCAATTACCCCCTGCAGAAGGGGACGGAGGTCACGCGCCTCACAGCTTGTGGCACATGAGCGGCTAATGACATAGTTATggagaaataaatatatgaacaaATCAGTTTCTCCCCCCAGCCTCCATATTGGAAGAGGCCGTTTCTTTCCTTGGCTTGTTAAGTAGTGTTATTCCGTGACAGTGGTGGGTGTAGAGCAACTTCTAAGCCAACGGGAGAGGCGGGCTGTGTAATTAGTACCTCTTAAAATCTCTTTGAGCTCAAAGAGCAGTCGGTGTAGGCTGTCAGTCAAGCTTAGTCCTGATTCAGTGTGCAGAATTCCCGACATTTCCAGCATCTCGGCAAATTAAATAATGCAAATCACGACTGGAATGACTCTGAACCAATGCCTGGATTTGAGGGTGTAGGTATTAATTTGCTAAGATTACCTGATGCCATGATAAGTAGACAAAAAGGTAAGTAGACAAAAAAGTATTAGGTAAATATTCAGTGAGTGTGGATCGAAAAGTATGCACATGAAgcaaaagaaatgtgtgtgtgtatatatatatatatacacacacacacataaaatattacTTTAAAATCACCTGGACCACACAAACGTGCTGAGACCAGGAGATGTATGTGAAAAAGTCACAATACCACAATGTACTGCTGTTGCTTGGTGTTTCATTAATCcagttgaggaaaaaaaaactgttaagaGCATAAATCTTCTCCTTCAGCACAGAATAATCTACTTTCCAAAGGGCATTTGTAGAATTACAATCCCACTGGATTGAATAGTACAAAAATGCATACAGAAATAGTACAATTACATCTAAaacttgttttaaaatgtataccAAGGGAGGTCGGGGTCTTTGTTAGCATggtcaaatgtattttatttgttgatatttacatacatatatgtatatataaattgcTTCGGGTGACAGAAAAACTGGTCTGGGCGCACCGGTTTTAGGgtgttggctgttttttttttttttttttttggggggggggggggggggggttcatctCATTATCACACTGTTTtcgtatttaaaaaataaatgaggaaATAAAGTTGAGGCAGAAACTGGGACAGATGAGAATTCATTATGGCACTAATACATAAATGCCCAAGTTTTAGATAAGGAAGTCAATAGAAAATGGAAatactgccctcttgtggacTCACTACTGCTGTCTGTTCAAATCTGTCAATACGTTCTGTGTTCTGGTTgtgatatgaaaataaataattcagttcatttttatattttacacaaagCATAAATCTTTGAAAATGCAATGCAGAAGACAGCTATGCTGAGGTTACACTGTCACATATGAAGAgctttacatattttaattttgagTTCAAGGATGTCAGTTTAAATTCTGTGCAGTGCaaagtttgcatgctcttcccgtgttggtgcgggtttcctctgggttctctggtttcctctcaTCATCCAAAGGCATTCGTTTTGTTTGTGACTAAATAATCTGTAggtgtgaatgaatggtgttTTTGTGTTGCCCCGCTCTGTGCCACGtccctgaatatcaaaactaagtggttaaggatagtgagtgaaatacagaaaatcctGTATTTTCGGGACAGCAGTGATTTAATTTCATGCTAGGTTTACTGCATGATCACAGGATTAAATACTTGCTCGTCCGGGTCCTAGCAGAATACAATCCATTGTTTTTGATTCTTATTTTTAGCAATTTCCAGCCAAAATGTACAGAAAGGCACAAAATCAGaaacatgtataaaatatgaatgtgcTTCGGTGATTAAAAACTCCTAGTGCAAATGAAACAAGAGACAAGTTAAAGAAAACTAATGTTATTCATTAATCCTAATCTCTCTGGATGAAGCAAGAAATCCActcaaaaaattttttttacttttttgtagTATGTTGATCTTGATTGCCGATTGTTGAGGTTGGAGGTAGAAATTTagatgttaatttttttttttttttaaaagaataataaattctgaacatcacacttttttttttttccctcaaccTCCAATTGGCCGGCTTCACAGTAAAAACAACATTCAAGGTCAGAGGTAAATAACACCTCCAGATAAACACGGGGTGATCAGGATGGATTACATCTGCAGCCACCCCCAAGGCAGCATGCATCCCAAAGTACGTCGCCTCGACAGCAAGCTGGCACTGCGCATCAGCCTCAgcggggggtggtggtggctgaaCTTCATCGCTTGAGACTGGATCAGTGTCACCTTCAGCCACACTGTTGTAGCAGTGCCTGTGGACTCACCTGTGTGACCTTCACCAATGCCGTTAGGAGCACTACGCCACAACCAGGCTGAGCACAGGGAGAGGAAGGGACACAATCAACACCTCATGTGGGTGGACCAGAAGCGGTCTACAGAAACAAATTCTTGTTATGCATATTATTTATGCATAAACGTGTGATAATGTCGCATTGTGCTCGTTACCAGATGCTGAATTTATTCAAATGCAAAGCCACAATCACCCTTTCACGCCTCAAGATgctggagaaaaataaatgaataaatgttccGAGCACAGACAACAGCTTAGATTAGTATGGACTGTGCTGTTGTCAGTGGTTTTGATCAGCAAACATACCTACGCAGAGAAATCAGCAAATTAATTCACACCGCATTAATTGTTGAGGGGGGGGGTAAATCTATTTGATATGCACCTCCACTCTAATTAGGTAAATTCCATATTGTACCATGGATTACTTCATTAATGAAgcactttccaaaaaaaacactgtttattTTAGGACAGGGTATAAGTTTGTGCATAAGAAAAGTAGTATCAGGTTTAAAAAGAAGCAAAatagcacacagacacaaaattgCATGTATTAAAAGCAtactaaagaaaaaagaaaaatattcccACGTGTATATGGTCTTTTTGGCTGAAACATGGTCTCAATCATACCCACATAATAAGCTTATGTACAAATatgttgcatttaaatgtagCACCCTGCATAAATGCACACTTCCACTCCGCAATACGCTGCGAACAGCAGGATGCATTCCCCCAACAAGCGTAAAACTGCTGGTATTTTATAGAACCAGAGGTGCTCAATCGGTGCAACTCCCGTGCCGGTTCTCCAACGTAAGGAAAATAAACAGCCACACTTTGTACAAAATCTGAAAAGCTCTGTTGGATCTAAAAATCTTCAGGCAAATGAGGTTCTTAAGACGTTACCTGTAAACCCACACCTTTTTTTGGCCCCTAAAGTGCTCGTTATTCCCATGTGCTAGTTAAAACCTGGCATTTACCATCAAGACCACGTAGTGTCACAATCATAAGACTTCTGATGGTCACTGAGTCTGTTTGATCAAGTCCTCTCATTAAGAACTGCGGTTTCACCATCCGAACATGTATTCCATTGCCTTGGAGACAAAGCTGTCATCTTTTCTTGGTGTGTGTTGGTCGGCAACAACCTATAAATAACAAATTACGTAACGATTACTAaccgtgaacacacacacacacacacactttcatttgaATAAGCGCTAACAGCCTGTACCTGGTAATCACTGCTGGAGGTTTTATACGCAGCGCTGAGCGGCCTCATGCTGGAGCGGGGCGTGGATAACGGGTGGCTGGGAGTACCGCAGGCCTTCACTGGAGGTGTGAACACGGCACTGGAGCTGCCCTTATCAGATGCCTCCATAACATTCTGGAACCAGCACAAAACAGTCATTCACCCTGCTCAAACAAAGGTGCGAGTCTTATCAAAGTTAATTAAACTATTAAACAGACCCTACCTTGTCAATACAGGGTTTGACCCCTATCATTATTGCTTCACCAAATACTTTTCCATCTTTACTGAGCGCTTTTCTAGCCTGGAGTTTCGACTGATACTGAATGTGCATCCAGTTACCAGTATTCGACATCTGCAATATCACAGATATTCCaagaaaaatgattaaaaatgctAAACATTGGGTTGCCTAATGATCATTCGAAATCGATTTCAAGAACCCAATGGCTCACCACGTGTTTCAGAATATTTCCATACTGTGCAAACTGCATAAGGATGTAAGAGGCCGAGGCTGGAGGAAACCTATTTGAAGACAGAACAAGCATCCAGGATTACTTTTATCAGCTGAATAATGCAGTCATTTCTGCATTACCATACAACAAGGCAGGAAATCGCAGAGAAAATCAATATGCAGTCCAAGTACTGTTGACACACTGCAGGACAGTTCTCGTTCGTATAATTAGAGaagataaaaataatatttttaaaaataattgaaataagaTGTAATGATATATTGCCATACACAATTCATGAGACCTTGTGCACCTAGAGACACACACCCAAAAACAGTCACCCAGGTTTCGTCCAAATGGTCATCAGAAGACAGCGCATCTCCTTGAGTAAAGAAGGGGTCAACCTGTGCTGGGGAAAGAGTAGACTTCTTCTGTTGTCCGATGCTGGCTGGACTAAATACACCAGTGGCTGCGAAGAACAAAGAGGAGTGTTTTCAGCTTTCAGAAAATGACTACAGTGACCAGGGTTCTTACGCATTTCTACAAAAGAATTTACCTGACAATTGTTAAACTGAAAATATTAACTTAAACAGTCTTTCTTCCACCAAGTTTGCAGTCCAAGCCCGAGTAAAATGGGCTCCATCGTGTTCCAGCACAGACcggctgtaatttacatgacttttaaacgGGGACGCTTCACTACATAaggccagcaaagatactattgacctgcgctagttttaaatgttgcagttgtaaatgtagaaaaacattTCTCGCTCAGTCTTACCAGATGTATGTACTTTGTTACACATTGACACAATAAggtttcaatgacttttccggGTATTTATACATGTTTATTTCAAAAACCTTTCAAATtgcatgacttttccaggttctTAATGAACGTAGGAGTGACCGTGCTTCTCGttgctggtcccaagcctggaTAAATTGGGAAGCCGTTTACAAAGACGTGGCTGTGGAGGCTCCTAATGGGAGCAGCCACAGGAGGAAGACGACAGGTTTGAAACTCACCGGTCCCCGGGGTCCCAGGAAAGCCAGACAGTGGAGTCTGCAGCACTGAAAATGGCTGTTGAACGGCAGGAGGGGAAAcgcaataaaacataaaacacccAAGCGCTCATCATTCAGATCACgttggcaaataaaaaaaaaagaaaaaagcacaaacGTATTAAAAGAACGTACTTTACGTGCAGTTAGCGGGGACATGCCTACACCTGGACTACCGAGCTCCTCATAGATGCTTCTGACTGGAGGAGCGCCGCTCTTGTCTTTGGGTGTTGGCACCACCGGCTGGGGGGGAGATCCAGCTACAGAATACAGAGAGAAAACCACCAGTCACAGGTAAGGAGCCTGAACACTGGCACTGGATGTCGAAACTGAGAGCTCCTGCTTCAACGGACACTCACCTGGCAAAGCCGGTGACCTCATTTCAATCCCGCCTCCAGTGACCCCAAAAGTACGAGGCTGGGGTGTGGCAGGTGCCGGCAGGTCGCCCATCAGAAACCCCGGTAGAAACTGAGCACCGGTTCCAGGTTTAGGGGAAGTGGGGGAGCCCAGAGACATTGGTTCTGTGCCACGAGAGAGAGATGCCACTTCAACGAAGCACCTCGACACCTCAGAAAACCCCCCGCTCTACAGcgtttaattaaaacaacagCTTGAAATAATGCCGTGATGACATAAcatgtaatattatttaatgcCATATCACGGCAATATTTCAAGCAGTTGTTTTAATTAAACGCTGTAGAGCGTTGTTTTAATATAATACAGCATTATATTAACTAGATAGCAGGGTTGATTTCCCCATATAACCTGCATGTTAGCAAGGCtaagctagctagctagctagctatcAGTCGGCACGCTCCGTGTTATGTTCTAATAATGGCTGAAAACACAAGGCCGAAAATTAACACCAACCTTGAAACTCCATCATCGCCAGGGACGAGTGAACGCGGGTCAAGCCGAGCAGCTGCGGCGGAGCAACGCGACTTAGCGGGCTGAAGCGGACCCAGGGATTTCAAACGCGTTACGGGACCGCGGTGCACGATGGGACGTAGCCACGTCACGGCGGTCCGGCCGTAGAAATAGAAGCCGCAGAGCGATCTCTAGCGCCCGTTCTATTTCTAGGTGTTCCCACCCATACTTACAAGCAAATATGTCACATTCCCCCCTTTGCTGTAATCATGTTTGGTTATTTATTAAGTGTTTGGTTATTTATTAAGTGACGTCGGAATATTATGTCGCTATATTGTGTTGACaaggtcatgttttttttgttagcaCTACCGAACTAGAAAACAGTTTGAGACAACGGAGAGGAAACACTTCGGAAAGAGAGAAGCAGAACAAACGGGTCGCGTTAAAGTGACATGGCTCCGAACATACGAATGTCCGGTAATAAGCACCTGTTTAGTTTGTGGAGGCCGAGCACGGGACGAAACCTGGGAGAACGTGGCGCTCGCTGGGCGTCTGCACGTCACGCTTTATGGCGGTGTTGTGCCAAAATATGCGTCCCCGCTGGAAATTCGGCAGAGCCATCAAACATATTACAACAATCGTCGAAATCGTTATTGCGTTTAGTTTGCATGTATATGTATTGCGTTAAGCTGTGAGACGCTAACTCGGCGTTGAAAAACCGAAGCCGGGCGGGAACATGGCAGCGCGCGTTTCCGCCGGGGAGTGCGATTTCGGCGCAACACCCCGGCATGTAACCGGAGCGCAGCGCCCTCCTCGCCTCCCGGATTTGAAGCCGGACGGGAGGTCGCTCCGCCGGAATACAAGACACGTTCCCACGGTAAGACGCGTTTTCTTCAAactctcttaaaaaaaaaaaaaaaaaacgtccggCGTGACGCGCTTAGTCGGGTTTTCGCCGCTAGCCCCTCAGCTAAAGGGGTCCGGTCTGACTGGAGCTAACTTGCTAGCTCGTCGGGTAATTGTGGGCTTTAAACTTGAAACAACTTCTCCACCGGGCAGCGAGCGTCCGTGTCGGCTTCTGGCACACGCAGCGAGCCTCTGCCTGCCCGTGGCTGAacgatatttacatttacatcatttatcagacgcccttatccagagcgacttgcgatcagtagttacagggacagtccccccccccccctggagacactcggggacacaatggtagtaagtggggtttgaacccgggtcttctggttcacaggcgagtggtCGGGCTTCTCTCAGCTGACCGATGGGATGAATGCAACTCCAGGAAAGCGTCTTTAGTCGGAATTTAGTAGCGATTTGCTCTACGTTGAGCTGGACGTGggagcttttttattattattattattccgaAAAGTCCATTGTTCACTTGCCATGTATGCCAgaccttaataaaaaaataaataaataaataaaaagcatgtgTAACATACTGTTCCAGAGGTTCTGAAAAGCCCGCAACGATGGCGCCTCGCCTGTCAAACCGACCGAGCCGGCACGTCCGGGCTCCTTGGGGAGGATTGTGGCTTCTGCTGATCATAATAAGCCATGCTGCTGTGGCGTCCGCTGACGAAGACTACTACAAGCTGTTGGGCATCTCCAGGGAAGCCAGCACCAAGGAAATACGACAAGCCTTCAAGAAGCTGGCCCTCACCATGCACCCAGATAAAAACCCAGTACGTACGGGGGAGGGACGAGGCCACGTTAAAAGGCGACGTCTCCTCAGATTCATTCACGCGCGTTTTATGTTTTCAGAACGATGCCAGCGCTCACGAGAAGTTTCTGAAGATAAACCGAGCTTATGAGGTGCTGAAGGATGAAGACTTGAGGAAGAAATATGACAAATACGGGGAGAAAGGGCTGGACGAGCAGCAGGGTGGCCGTTACGAGAGTTGGAATTATTACAGATACGATTTTGGTGAGTGACGCCTCTTCAGTGGCAGCCTGTTGTCTTGTGGATGAATAATTTGGCGTGGTTTTAACTTGTTCCTTGTATGTGTTTCAGGTATATACGACGACGATCTGGAAATTATAACTTTAGACAGAGGAGATTTTGGTAGGTCCTGTTTTATTGAATCGCCATAACAAAATAATTTCGTTGGTTGACTTTTTAAAAGGCCGTTTTTTAGATCACTACGGACAATTGGAGTTGCTATTTTCTTGTCCGTCTGCTTTCCAGATGCTGCAGTGAACTCTGGCGAACTCTGGTTCATAAACTTTTACTTCCCTCGCTGCTCGCACTGCCACGAGCTGGCCCCCACAGTAAGCCGCTTTCTATCTTCCCGCTCGCGTCGGTTGCCAGTCACGTCTGCGTACGCATCTGTCTTTCCGCGTTTGTGCAGTGGCGGGAGTTCGCCAAAGACATGGACGGCATCATCAGGATCGGCGCCGTGAACTGCGGCGACAACAGCAGACTGTGCCGCAGCAAGGGCGTTAACAGCTACCCCAGCCTGTACGTTTTCAGGAGCGGCATGGTAAGCCCCCGCCGCTCAGCCCCGTGTCCGATGCCGACGTGCCATTATACTTTTTGCCCTCGTTGCCGAACAGAACCCGGAGAAGTTCTTCGGAGACCGGTCGAAAGGCGGCCTGACTAAGTTTGCCATGCAGTTTGTGAAGAGCAGAGTCACGGAACTGTggcaaggtaaaaaaaaaaaaaaaaaaaatacaacttcaACTGTCGCAGGTGCGGTCGGATCATTTCGACCAGAAATGTTAGGATAACCTGCCACTAgttctatttatttctgtctgttcAAATAAAGAGGCATTAACGAGACGGCGCTCCCGTTTCAGGAAACATCTTCAGCGAGATCGAGCGGGCGTTTGTGTCCAGGGTGGGGTGGCTGATAACATTTTGCGCCGACAGCGGAGGTGAGAGAGAGTCTGTCAGATCCCTCTCATTAGCATAGAACAGTAGTCACGCAGTACATGCTAATTACgtgtacgttttttttattgcccTGTGACCACCGAGATGTTTTTCATTAgcgttaaaaaagaaaaatttacgGC belongs to Denticeps clupeoides chromosome 9, fDenClu1.1, whole genome shotgun sequence and includes:
- the nup35 gene encoding nucleoporin NUP35 isoform X1, producing MMEFQEPMSLGSPTSPKPGTGAQFLPGFLMGDLPAPATPQPRTFGVTGGGIEMRSPALPAGSPPQPVVPTPKDKSGAPPVRSIYEELGSPGVGMSPLTARKPFSVLQTPLSGFPGTPGTATGVFSPASIGQQKKSTLSPAQVDPFFTQGDALSSDDHLDETWVTVFGFPPASASYILMQFAQYGNILKHVMSNTGNWMHIQYQSKLQARKALSKDGKVFGEAIMIGVKPCIDKNVMEASDKGSSSAVFTPPVKACGTPSHPLSTPRSSMRPLSAAYKTSSSDYQVVADQHTPRKDDSFVSKAMEYMFGW
- the nup35 gene encoding nucleoporin NUP35 isoform X2, whose translation is MSLGSPTSPKPGTGAQFLPGFLMGDLPAPATPQPRTFGVTGGGIEMRSPALPAGSPPQPVVPTPKDKSGAPPVRSIYEELGSPGVGMSPLTARKPFSVLQTPLSGFPGTPGTATGVFSPASIGQQKKSTLSPAQVDPFFTQGDALSSDDHLDETWVTVFGFPPASASYILMQFAQYGNILKHVMSNTGNWMHIQYQSKLQARKALSKDGKVFGEAIMIGVKPCIDKNVMEASDKGSSSAVFTPPVKACGTPSHPLSTPRSSMRPLSAAYKTSSSDYQVVADQHTPRKDDSFVSKAMEYMFGW